The Acidobacteriota bacterium genome contains a region encoding:
- a CDS encoding insulinase family protein — QQLTATARTSLKSVHIIDKQNAPQSELRVGHVGLPRKNPDFFPTLVMNAVLGGLFGSRINLNLREARGYTYGASSYYDWRRGPGPFVVSTAVQSEVTAPALREIFLELERMRRDLISEDELSLARDYLDGVFPIRYETTAAIASALASLVIYGLPADYYDTYRNRVRSVSVEDVLQAARAHLHPSELQTVVVGDAKVIRDSLAKLQIGDVKVHEA, encoded by the coding sequence ATCAGCAGCTGACTGCAACGGCGCGGACATCGTTAAAGAGTGTTCATATCATCGACAAACAGAACGCGCCGCAGTCGGAACTGCGGGTTGGTCACGTAGGACTGCCGCGAAAGAATCCAGATTTCTTTCCGACGTTGGTGATGAACGCAGTCCTGGGCGGGCTCTTCGGGTCCCGGATCAACCTCAATCTTCGCGAAGCGCGAGGGTACACATACGGCGCTTCTTCCTACTATGACTGGCGTCGCGGTCCGGGCCCCTTCGTGGTCTCGACGGCAGTGCAGAGCGAAGTCACTGCGCCCGCTCTACGGGAAATATTTCTCGAACTGGAGCGAATGCGACGCGACCTGATATCGGAAGATGAGCTGTCACTGGCGAGAGATTATCTCGACGGAGTCTTTCCGATCAGATACGAGACTACGGCGGCAATCGCGTCTGCACTGGCTAGTCTGGTGATCTACGGACTTCCCGCGGACTACTACGACACTTACCGGAATCGGGTTCGAAGCGTGTCGGTGGAAGATGTTCTCCAAGCCGCGCGTGCCCACCTCCATCCGAGTGAACTGCAGACTGTCGTCGTCGGCGACGCGAAAGTGATTCGTGACTCGCTAGCGAAGCTGCAGATAGGGGACGTGAAGGTGCACGAGGCCTAG